The Gossypium arboreum isolate Shixiya-1 chromosome 4, ASM2569848v2, whole genome shotgun sequence DNA segment taatgatttatttataaattagtaTGATTGATGCGACAAATTTTAACAGCAAAATTACTAATAATGTCAATGCTAAactcaatttttgaattaaaatatataatattaaatgcTTTTACAAAACTAAATCTCAAATTTCTTTCAAAGAATAAATCTAAGACTATTTAACTTGCCTATATCATTAATTAACCTCATTCCATAAGTTTTTATCATTGGATTTCATTTCTATTAATATCAAGAGTTTAATTAATTTGATGTTATCCATCaattaaatcttaaattaattgtgaaattactaaaaattatttattttacaaaacaataaatattattttaataattttttaaaaatgcaTTCAAAATCATGAGATTTGAATTCCAAATATAATGATTCTTTTTGTAGTTGTCGTGTCCATTTTCGTGGTTACCCCCTAATATTACTGTTTTTAAGATTTTAACTTGTGTCTCCTTTAAAAATACAATATATCatttattgataaaatattatttgacaatcaaacacaaaatcaaaatcatgatttcactattttaaccaaaattataatttattttttataaatttaatacattaatataatttaattttaaattaaatgtttaacgTAATAATAACTAAATCAAATTCCTTCATTCGTTTTGCGACTTAGGGTTAGTTtgacaatatttttaaaaatctgtAGAAAAAGTACTTTTAAGAtgtgcttttgaaaagtttagtttaaaatttgaatgtttagtattctttgtcaaaaagtacttttgaagAGTAAACTGTCCATTTTAGatatgttattatcaagtaacaaatatatatttaaataaaatttaaattagttaatataattatattttagtaagaatataaaaaattattataagttcttgttaatattttaatatatgaaatataaattttaaatattttaagtaataaatattaattacttataaaatttaattagaatatataaattatattttaaatatttaagtataaccattaaatatttgtaattagtattttaaaaatattttttatttttaattaataattttaacatattTGTAATTAAATATCAAGAAAAAAAAGTACTATattattaaaaagtaaaaaataattaaatattaaaagtaattttaagaaaggaaaaattaaaattttaacttctccaaacatttttaaaaataaaaattttagctaaaataacttattttaacttattttatataatttttttcaaaaatatttttagaactaAAAGTGTATTTTTTAAAGCACGGAACAGGCACTTGACCCTTGTGGCAGCATTGAGAAACAGCTACCGGtttcaattatttaatatgtGGATCCAAACTTTGAATTTCCCAAAatacatttatattttttaaaaaatgggaaattggtttttattttagtttctcAATAAATGTTCTTCTTCTTAGGGAAAGCAATGAAGCTTGCAGGCatatttcatgtcatatttcacatccaaaaaaaagtaaaaacatactctacatatcatataatataaatatactaAAAGAAACGTAGGTTATAATGATGAGTCGGTTAGGAGGTTGTAGCCACACCAAACATAGCCTGTGCCACTCAAATCTCTgccattaaaaataaaataaaaacccacTCAAATCACAACAATATCAAAtatcaacaaatatttattttactccCCAAAATTTgttcaaaaccttattttaattttatgttttttttaaatttaaaattttatgttttaaattattaaaattataaaaaatatttttaaatttttaaaaattaattaattactgacCTGTTACATGGATGTTATATCTGTAAAATTAAgacgttaaatttttaaaataaaataaaataaatttttaaaaataaattattatgcgaaaatgttttaaattttatataataaagtaAATCATATAGACTGAGTTATCAACCTAATACGGATACATAACCTACTCCATTTTTTCCCTCcctttatttattcttttatgttttggttgtgaaataaataagagaaaaagtgaatcaaattattttttttaaaaaaagagggTGCATGTTACTGAGGCAGTGAAGTCCAGTAAGTACAAAATTTACAGTACTCACGTCTCTCTCAATTTCTGCACACTCTCTTCCTGACACCCGTATCACCCACCTGATTTTTTCTGTttcagtttttattttattttgttttataggaACAAAAAGGAAAATGGAGAGTCTTTTGGACTTTTACTTTGTTTATATACAAAATTAAAGTATCGTTTCTTTCAAAAGTTGTGTTTGTGGACTGAGAAAAAGGGAGGGACTCTGTTATGAACCCAAGAAAGGAAGCTTGGCAGCACAGAGTGAcaaggttttctttttcttttttgtgtgtTTTGGTTTGAGACCCAAAATATAAAACCAGAGAAAATGTTCATCTTTAACTAGTATTACTATTATTGAGTCATGAAAATGAGTCTTTCTcttctcctcttcttcttcttcctttattCTGCTACTGTTTCTTTTTCATATGAGCCTCGTAACCATGAAGGTAAGGAACATGTTTTAAAGTAATTTTTGTCCTTTTTTTCTTTCATATGGGGTTTGATATTttctcgtttttttttttttttgtttcctggTGGGGTTGTAGTGGAAGCATTGATAAGTATAAGGAGAGAATTGAATGATCCACATGGGGTGTTAAATAACTGGGATGAAGACTCTGTCGATCCTTGTAGCTGGGCAATGATCACTTGTTCTTCTGAAAACCTTGTTATTGGCCTGTTAGTctctcttccctttttttttcctgCTTGCTTGTTTCGAAAGCATCGTACAAGTAAGCTAAAATGTTTTAGCTGTTTCATCATTTTAACGGGCTTATTTTTTCTCAGGGGAGCACCAAGTCAGTCCTTATCAGGAACTTTGTCCGGGACGATAGGAAATCTCACCAATCTTCGCCAAGTGTAAGAAGACATGACATTTTTAAGCAATGTTTAAGTTTGTGTTTTGTTTTTATGTTGTAAATTGCTGGTGTGATTTTGAAGGTTGCTGCAAAACAATAACATATCTGGTAAAATCCCACCCGAGCTTGGAACTCTTCCCAAACTGCAGACTTTGGATCTATCCAACAACCGTTTTTCCAGTGAAATTCCAGGGTCATTTGGACAGTTAAATAGTTTGCAATACCTGTAAGTTCCTTTTCACTTACTTGTTTCCTGTTCATATGCTAAGGATAGTAGAGTTGAAAGGAAGGAAAACAGAAGTTTATATGTTTTAGTATTTGAAATTCTGTTTGTTTTGGCCTGTAATGAGAGCAGGCGGCTGAACAACAATAGCTTGTCTGGGCCTTTTCCTGCATCTTTAGCAAAAATCCCTCAACTTGCTTTCTTGTGAGTgtgaatttctttcttttcccatCTCTTTCTCTAACATGTTCACCTGAACCCTGCTTTTGATTTTCAGAATCTGATAATTGGTGTTTCAGGGACTTCTCCTATAACAATCTTAGTGGACCTGTACCCAAGTTCCCTGCTAGAACTTTCAAGTATGATTTATTTGCTATAGCTCTCTGGTCAATTAttataatttagttttaatttttccTATTGGTACGTGGATTGTAGCATTGTGGGAAATCCATTGATTTGTGGAAGCAGCTCAACTGAAGTTTGCTCTGGATCTGTCAATGCTGATCCCCTTTCATTTTCCCTGGGTTCATCAAATGGTATCAATCCCTCCTTGTAACTCTCCACAGCTCTTTATCCTCTCCTTATTAATTGTTTATGTATGTTTCTTTTTTTGCCTCATCAATCAGGGGAACAAAAATCCAACAAGTTAGCTATTGCACTTGGAATCAGCCTCAGTTTTGCCACTCTCATACTCCTCTCATTTGCCCTACTTTGGCACAGAAACAAACGAAAAAGGCTAACGATTCTGAATATTAGTGGTTGGTGACAACAACTAACTAAATGTCGAAAGTTTTcttttatatgtttatttaatACGATTTAATGTTGTCACACGTATATTGCAGACAAACAAGAAGAAGGCCTCATAAGCCTAGGTAACCTGAGAAACTTCACTTTCAGGGAACTCCAGCTTGCTACAGATAACTTCAGCTCCAAGAACATTCTAGGCACCGGAGGTTTTGGCAATGTCTACAAGGGAAAGTTAGGAGATGATACTCTTGTGGCAGTGAAGCGGCTAAAAGACTTGACAGGAAGTTTTGGGAATCACAATTCAGGACTGAGTTGGAGATGATCAGCTTGGCAGTTCACCGCAATCTGCTTCGTTTAATTGGATATTGTGCTACTTCTAATGAGAGACTTCTTGTTTACCCTTACATGTCTAATGGCAGTGTGGCATCCAGGCTCAGAGGTTGGTCCTAGCTTTACTTTGCTAAAACTTCTTTCATTCAATTCTCATGCTGGACAATTTGATTACCTATTTTGTTTGTCAAATAGCTGCACAATCTGATTATTATGATCCAGTCTGTGGATCCCGTACATGTTTGGAGTAATTATtcctttttttaataataataatttactgtTCAAAATAGTTTCTAGCTGACAATAGTCTTCATTGTATGTTTTCCTAACTCTTGTAGGAATTCATTTTTACAATCCTCCTTCATAAGCTACTACTGTATTTCATTTCTTTTCAGTGGGGCTGAATATGAAATGATAAATACCGAGAGGGAGGACCCATTATCTGCATCATCTAATTCCTATTTTTTACAAATGTTTACCAAGTTAGCTTTTTCAGGTGTTATGGCTACTATAGTTATTGGTTTACAGACTACAACGGATTAGTAGAATAAGTTATAGTCTAAGACTGGACATTACAAGCTACTATATTGTCCCCTCGCCAAAAATCCAAACAATTCTTAAGCATAATGTAGTATTAAATTTGAAAATGATTTCTTGACTGTAATTTAGCATACCTTGTAAATGAGTTGGGTTTGGCAGGAAAACCAGCTCTAGACTGGAATACGAGGAAGAGGATTGCAATTGGAGCTGCGAGGGGACTTCTTTATTTACATGAGCAATGTGATCCAAAATAATCCACAGAGACGTGAAGGCAGCTAATGTTCTTCTGGATGATTATTGTGAAGCCATTGTTGGTGACTTTGGCCTTGCAAAGCTCCTTGATCATGCTGATTCCCATGTCACCACTGCTGTCCGTGGCACTGTTGGGCACATTGCACCAGAGTACCTTTCAACTGGCCAGTCTTCAGAGAAAACTGATGTGTTTGGGTTTGGAATTCTCTTGATAGAGCTCATAACGGGAATGAGGGCTCTGGAGTTCGGAAAACAGTTAGCCAGAAAGGAGCAATGCTTGAGTGGGTTAGTTTTCTCGGAAACTATAGTAATCTTAAACTCTTGCTTCCTATTAGTATTAACTCGGTTGTTTTGCATGATCACCAATTTCATAGGCATGCTAGATTTTCAAAGAAACTTGGTATTGATCAGTGGATTTCTATCTAAATGCATTTGACTACATTACCTTTTTATGCTAATAGGTTGAAATCGGTTTTTGAAGCATAAAAAGAGAGATGAAGTAAGCTGATGAACATTTGGAATATTGTTGTTACAGGTGAAGAAAATacaaaaagagaagaaagaggaaGTATTGGTGGACAGAGAGCTAGGGAACAACTATGACAGGATTGAAGTAGGGGAGATGCTCCAAGTGGCTTTGCTATGCACTCAGTACCTTCCAGCCCACCGCCCAAAAATGTCCGAGGTGGTCCGGATGCTTGAAGGTGATGGGCTTGCTGAGAAATGGGCAGCATCTCATGATCATAGCAATTCCACCATGAACCACTTTCCTAGCAACAAAAGTAAGGCGCCCCCTACCACTGGATCAAAACATGATGAAAAAAGTTATGATGATGAATCAAGCAACAAGTTGAGCACAGGaatggatgatgatgatgaacaTTCTTTGGATTCCTATGCCATGGAACTGTCTGGTCCAAGATAACAAGAAGGGAAAAAGAGGTGAAAGTGAAATATATAGAGAGGATGAATTCTTTATTAAATTCTTTAATCCACCCAAGTTTGAAGAGGAAGAAATAGGTGTAGGGCAATGTTATGCTTAAAAACTTTGATGGTAAGGATTATATATGTTCTGGGATTGTAATGTAAATAGCCCATACCatgttttattttacttatttttggCATTGAATCTTAACTTATTCTGCCAAATAGGGGGGTTTAGATAAGGGGATAAGACCACTACAGGTAAAAACAGCATCAGATGCCTCTGCTACCAAGTCCGGGCCAGGGACAGGGACAGGCTCAAACTCAGTGAGTTTGAcggttgacttttttttttttttcccctttggagaaaaaataatgaaaggaaaattgGCATTATTGGTATTTGAGATATTATTTGGCCTTGTCTGAGAAAGTGAAAGGATAATTGTCAAAGGTGAGTGAGAGGATGAGGTGGGGACGTCTTTGCAGTGTCATGCGCTTGTTGTTGGCCCTTTGCCTCTTTCTCCCGTTTTGGTTCTTCAAAGTTGAATGTTGGTTAAATTAACCAACTTTGTTATTAGTTCCTTTTCTTtggaaaagatttttttttttatatttatttgatcaGATTTAGTCTTTTACTTTTGATTTAAACcgtaatagttaaatttatttaaatttaattgttaattgtaaatttggtttatatttttaaatggaTCATCCAAATATTTAGATTTTaagatttttgaaattttaatattgGTTGAAATGATaatcattaatttattaattagattttaatgaGTATGAACATGTTAACATGGCATATGTTtgtcaatgactaaaatgttGGGAATTTTAATAGAAGAATTTAACCTTTAATGTTAGTCCAAAATGCTtcgaaattaaaacttaaaacttgcTTGGAGATTCTGGCATATgattttttatttggattttaaacattattttaagttagaaattttaaaaatttaaaattattaagatTTTGAAATGTAAGAGTAATATTAGTACTTTAGTTTTACTTGaatcaaaatgaataaataatgaaaattagTGAATCAAATTCTTAAGTTCTTTAATATATTATTCAAGTaatatttgaattatatttctttagGTTTAAACATATAAGAGtatctatattattttaaaatttaaaatttaatctctgTATCTTTTTATTCAAAACCTTGGTCACTTTACTTAAATTTGTAGTTAGAGTTGTTAATGTGACAATTATAAGCAAAAGGCAAAATAATTCTTTTAGCTTCTAACATTTATACTTTttgttaatttgatcatttctctttgaaaatatatataaaaaaattaaaacttttaaaagttcataaaaactttttaattatttttctaattttgctaataatttgtgattttgttgaaaAAGCAACAGACAGCTTCAAAGAGATGAGGAAATTTAAAGGCAAAAACTGAAAAGAAAGAGCTTTGCCCACATGAATCTTTGACTCTCCCACAAAACAATTGTcagtttttattttgttattttttacatTGTtgaaggatatatatatatatatatatatatactatttcgTGCTATGCATGGGTTTGCTGTATATATCTATtagaatatatttatttattaattaa contains these protein-coding regions:
- the LOC108461485 gene encoding LOW QUALITY PROTEIN: probable LRR receptor-like serine/threonine-protein kinase At2g23950 (The sequence of the model RefSeq protein was modified relative to this genomic sequence to represent the inferred CDS: inserted 3 bases in 3 codons), which produces MKMSLSLLLFFFFLYSATVSFSYEPRNHEVEALISIRRELNDPHGVLNNWDEDSVDPCSWAMITCSSENLVIGLGAPSQSLSGTLSGTIGNLTNLRQVLLQNNNISGKIPPELGTLPKLQTLDLSNNRFSSEIPGSFGQLNSLQYLRLNNNSLSGPFPASLAKIPQLAFLDFSYNNLSGPVPKFPARTFNIVGNPLICGSSSTEVCSGSVNADPLSFSLGSSNGEQKSNKLAIALGISLSFATLILLSFALLWHRNKRKRLTILNISDKQEEGLISLGNLRNFTFRELQLATDNFSSKNILGTGGFGNVYKGKLGDDTLVAVKRLKDLTGSFGNXQFRTELEMISLAVHRNLLRLIGYCATSNERLLVYPYMSNGSVASRLRGKPALDWNTRKRIAIGAARGLLYLHEQCDPKXIHRDVKAANVLLDDYCEAIVGDFGLAKLLDHADSHVTTAVRGTVGHIAPEYLSTGQSSEKTDVFGFGILLIELITGMRALEFGKXVSQKGAMLEWVKKIQKEKKEEVLVDRELGNNYDRIEVGEMLQVALLCTQYLPAHRPKMSEVVRMLEGDGLAEKWAASHDHSNSTMNHFPSNKSKAPPTTGSKHDEKSYDDESSNKLSTGMDDDDEHSLDSYAMELSGPR